The Lutzomyia longipalpis isolate SR_M1_2022 chromosome 2, ASM2433408v1 DNA window atgattgatttttttctgtgtagcTTTCTTTTCATACCTTTATGTTGGATTTTGAACTGgatttcacaatttttgatctcaataaattatgttaaaagaaatgaaataaataggaaaaattccACTGgagaaaggaagaaattctCCAGAGCTTTATCATCTTTCTCATCAAATGGaatatttcagattttttttcttaatgaaccTAATAAAATGAGAAGCCCTCGaaagacataaaaaatgtaataaagaCTCTTTATTGGATATATCCCAACACATTTCAGTGTGAGGCTACAgtcttgtgaatttatttgccaagtgaagagaaaaaaacattttaatattatgaGATAGCGAAATtgcgattgaaaaaaaattatcttgttGAGACAAATGTTCTTGGTAcgaaatttaaagaagaaaaaataaacacctccgtaattaaatattatctCTCTCGGTTTGATGATATTTTGGAAGAGCttaaaaagctctgaaagATCATTTAATAGAGCACTAGTTTTGTGGAAGTGTAAAAGTAAGATGGGGCGTTTCTTTTTTGTGATCTTTACAacatttgtgatttttgctgATAAGACTTTGCTGGTTATTGGCGAAGATGTTGTAGACACCGTGGATGCTGAATCTCTTACGGTTTGTATAATTTTCCACGAGATctcttatttaatttgtgattaaGTGTCCTGTTAAGtgtatgattttcttttaatttattattttgtgacgtttaataaattcttttttattgagtttgaaaatttatcaacagattcgaatttcaaatgataaaattctgactgaaattaattgtaataaaacctttcagaagtttttttgaaatatgaaaaaatattttaatttagatgattttttttagaaagtttcctctttcatttttctctagaacctttttcttctaatttaatgaagaatattattttctgaGCTTTTCTAAAAAGCTCTATTTagtaaaaatgtattttcacaTTATATGTTGAAAAGAATGTCCTtagaaatcattaaataaatattaatttctgcaGGATTCTCTAGTTGATGGCCAAACTGgagatttgcttcattttcccAATGTGGTAAGTTCTTTGTTTTGTACTAAAATGAAGACTTGAAAagcaagaagaaattgaagaccGGGAACGAAAATTCATTACGCTTCTCTTCAAGATTGAAATGATTCAGGAGAATGGTTACCCAGTTGAAAGCCATGAGGTTCAAACTGAAGATGGCTACCTCCTAACCATGCACCGTATTCCGTATGGAAAGGCCCCTGGTGCTGGACCTGGACCCAATAAACCAGccattcttcttcatcatgGACTTCTTCTTTCCTCCGCAAGCTTCGTTGTGTTGGGACCTGAAAAGTCCCTGGCCTACCTACTTGCAGACAGAGGCTACGATGTTTGGATGGGGAATGCAAGAGGGAATACCTGGTCTAGGAAACACATCAAATGGGATCCTGATAATCCTCTAACTCGTGGACAATTCTGGAATTTCAGTTGGCACGAAATTGGATTTTATGATCTTCCAGCATTAATTGATTACATTTTTCTAAAAACTGGCCAGACGAAGCTTCACTACGTTGGACACTCTCAAGGAGCCACCGCTGTACTCGTCCTACTCTCCCTAAAACCCCAATACAACGATGTTATGAAATCAGTGCATCTTCTATCTGCTGTTTCCTTCATGTCTCATACCCAGAGTCCCCTATTGATTGCTCTTTCTCCTACGGCGAATGTTGTGGATTTAGCTACAACGGTTGTagggaattttgaatttgctCCGAGTGATCTTTTCTGGCAATTGGGAGGGAAACTTGCCTGCATGGATGCCTCACCAATTCAGGAATTATGTGCTCAAACTATCTTTCTTATTGCAGGCTATGATTCTGAGCAGTTCAACAgagtaaaaaatttcaaatcaaaactttttaaaatgaaatcagaattatattaaatgaattttcccacTTTCACAGACCATTCTTCCAACGATCTTTGCCAATACACCTGCAGGAGCTTCCAGCAAACAACTCATTCACTATGCACAAGAAGTTAATTCCGGACGTTTCTGCCAGTACGATCATGGACTCATTGAAAATCTGATGAAATATAATTCTATTTCACCTCCTGAATATCCCCTTGACAAGATCACGACAAAAATATCCGTTCATCACAGTGATAACGATTGGATTGCTGCTCCTGAAGATGTTAAGATTTTACTGTCTAAACTACCGAATGTAGAAGCTTTTCATGTTTCTTTGGAAAAGTTTACTCATGTGGACTTTATTTGGGCAATTGATGTTAAAGAATTACTCTACAATTTGCTTATTGAGCAAATTGTAAATGCTAATTAACCCaagtcaatgaaaaattgttctaTGGATGACTGGataaaggacattatgcactGTAAGTTCATATGTGaaataaatgcattaaatacttttgatgttactcaaaatttgaaaagaaatttaagtttttgaaGTCAATATGTCAATATGAAAGTAAAAAGTGTGAGAAaccattattattttcaaataaaaagtaataaaaaattggaGAACAGcaagaaagataaaataaaatccggAAAAccacctcaaaagtttgatcaTTATTTAACACTTAAttctccttaattttctcgttaattttttttgttaaactacgtccacaaaaaatttaataaccaattaaattttattgtatacCCCTTCCCCTATACATCGTGCATAACGTCCTTTTTGTTGGTATCAatgaaattgagttttttttagataaatatccACCTGTAGTCCTGTAGCACATGCttcattaaaactttaattttaatgtttaatttgaagtcttataaaatatttacacgagacaattaaaattaatgacaattaatacttttttttaaaaaaaaattccagaagTTTCATCACGATGGACAAAAAGCAGttaattttcaacataaaacGTTTAGCCTAATAAAATCTTATACCAGAAGTGAAAAGTTCAttcttctttacaaaaaatgcattttcttacgtttgttTACAgttaattaaagtaaaatgaaatatttaactcTTTCAGGCAAAATGAAAtagaaatagtttttaaaactaatttaaaactttaataagatattttttggttaaaatgccgacattaaaattttttttcttcgttcaTTCTGATCCCTTTTCTGACCCGATTATCAAAATCTATACAACAATATAGTCTCATCGGTCCTTAAGGTGTTAAGgtctatttaaaaaatatcataaagaaATTGGAAGGAGTCCAGTTGTGAGCATTATAAAGAATAAAtcccttttaattttaattatcttcCAAAACAACATcatgttatttttaattgagatttttttcttgcaaaaattaaaaattgacacGATGATTACAATTATTAAAAGAGTAttaaaactatatatttttaagcaCAACGAcattttcattgcttttttccattcatttttttttttgtggtaaaatctgtgaaatatttcattaaataactttgattcatttttccgacagtattttgcatttttttttttgcaatttccctTTACAGGAAAATACCATTggctaattgaaaaatttgtatgtggcatgaaattaaaataatgacgttaaaaatattcGTGGTCAATTTATctggcgtttttttttgcattcaccTGCACCGCCCCGGAAATCCGAATTGaaacttaattaaaaaggGCGCAATATATTCGTGTGTACGTCCCAATTATTCTCGCTTAAAAAATCATcgtatacataatttttgttGAGCTTAAATATTCCCGCATGATCGACTATTTGAGGCACCTGATTATGCCTCATGCATGGTGTTTATGTGGAAAATGATCATTGGCTCTTCGGAACATGAAGTACTTGATGGTTCGGTTGAAATGCGAAGGTCAATGCGATATGTTTCTTGAGGctaaatcaaaaatcttatGTAATTTATTCCCACTTGCGGCGCTTCTACTTCACTGCTTCAAGatggaaaaattgtattttcttcaatttattttcaaagagaaaaattaaatgaagaaagttTTCATGGAGAGACTGgagagaagattttttctttgaggaattttccatcaattttacGCGCTTCTTTGTGAGCTCAATTGGCACGTGAACATAATTTTTCACCTGGTGGGAGAACGTGCAAAATCTAATGACTTCACTTTATTAGAAAtgctaaatttttcattgcaaacaAATCGATTTCCAGAGAATTGCATTGAAAACTCTTAGCACGAGGTAGCACAATAAAAGTGATTTATtggttaaataatttcaaaatcaataaattcattaataaacTGCAGTTCATTTGAAACTAATAATAcccatttaataaatttatctaattgaaattatttaaaatctaaattttaataatttttttttgatttatcttctctcctttttttgccataaattttctttttcaaaatcttcagAGCCTTTCTCTCGCAGGCTAAACAAACGTGAGAAGAAGTTTAAAGCTTCAATGAATATTAATATTCTTCATCCGGTCTGGACTTATGTTTTATGTGATTTATAGCACACGTTTATGCCACAAGAACACGcggaatttaattacatttgctaatttaaaacaaacacGAAACATAAATTCCTCATTATATTCTATcactttcaaaatatttaaatttgcaattaaatattcttatctTTCCCTTCTCTGTGTCTCACAGATTGTACTCACCGCGGTACGGTGATGAAGAGTTTATTGCGCCAGACATCGAGTCCCAGGGGTAGATTGTTGGCTCCTTTGTAGTCCTTTGCAATGACACCGTCTGGCCACTCGTACTCCACTTCCTTCCACCTGAAGACCTCCTCGAGTCTTGTCCCATTAATCTGTCCAACAGAACAGATTGTGAAGACTGCGAGGATCGCACACAGCTTCCAacacttcattttctttttataaaaatcaattaaatatttttgctaaaGAGAAGAAACTTCCGACCAAAGCACTTTGAAGAAGAGAGACTGTGAAGCGGCCGTTCTGGTCAAGGCGAGCGATGGTTTTGTCATCGATGTTGAGCTTCCAGAGCTGCAAGAGCTTCCACTTCTGCTGCCGTGGGAATGGCGTGGTGGGGTGAGCCAGGTGCCGATCGGGTCGGATTCGCAAATCAGACCGGTTGTCGGTGGATCTTGCACAATTCCGTGCCATCTCTTCGCGCCTCAGACCAAGGTAATCACTCAAATGAGCCGCGGAGACgtgtaaattatataaatcAATATACCGGGCTTTTTGGGTCTCACGGGCGCATTTTTGAAGAGACCCCAAGGCAAGGGATGGATTGTTTACGCTTGCTATTTATGACGCGTAGACAATAGGATTCTTCAAGTGTCTTgcagaatttataaaatcttagcaaaaaaggttttaaattaaggaaaattaaaggaatttacagGTAAGAAAGTCATGTAAAAGCTTcagaaaaagctcacaaagtAATTTGAGTAAAGCTTTACAGGTTCAGGAAAATTTCCGCTCTAGAACTTTTCTCAGACTTCTACTATCTTTTGGAGCTTTacattcatttttaataaactattAGTCCCAACCTCTtctattcttaaaaattgcttttaagcTTCACAAATTCcctgaaggagtttattcctATAAATACGGGAAAACCCCttattcaaggaaataatCGAAACACACGTGTAACCTTCTtgagaattgaaaaagaataagaaatcgcaaaagaaactttctatttttttaacttgcaTCACTTGGGAAAATCCAACaaagtttttctcaaaattacaAACAATAATAACGTCACAATTGTGCTTTTAACTCATTTTCTGACGTTCATCGCATTTATTGTATAACAAaggggaaaataattaattatttttcattcagaggaaacatttttacaAGGAATTGAAAGTCCTAATCGGTTATGGAGATGGCAGCGATGAgctaaaaactaaaaactGAATAAAGCATAAAAGCTATATAAAAAGAAGCAGAATAGTGACGtcatattttgcatttttgataaatttttgtcgGACTTTCTCAACTGATTTTAGTGGATAAATGGAAAGTTTCTTTGGTCGTTTTTCTATTCGTTTTGATTCTCTACAAAATCAGGTTAACTCCTTTCCTGTCTTAGAGCTTTTATCTTATCAGAATTTATTAAGCTTTTCCTCAACCTTTGTTTCACTTAATTAGCCCCGGTCGCCTCTATTCGtaaaaaaatacctttaaGTTGATTAaatctctttgaaaattcattaattttcttaaaaatctctaacgtaaaaaaactaataaattacttaaaataagaatgagaaattaaacCAAATGAATCACTAACTAGTAAGCAACGGTATTTTCATCACGTGTAGAAAACCCAACTATGGCGTCAGAGTATTCTGTAAACGAGATAAATGTTGCTGagatatttcttcttcttcgccCAAAGAAGATACCGCTGGGAGTGAACCCCGCAAAAGAGGTGTGTGAGGTTTAAGTGTGAAAAGGTCAAAAAACCCATTGAGTGCGACACAACGGATGGAAATCAAGCTCTGAGAATGGAAATTTCCTCGGCGAAAAGAtcaatattgcaaaatattttacgcTCTGCAATTGACACCAAAAATACTTTGCAAGATGCGCGGGAACATTTTGGTAAAAGGTAAAGTATAGGTACTCACATACGCTCAAGTTTAGGATGGCAAGGTGAGAAGgtaaatgaagaatttagaaGTGACTTTTCGACAACTTGATGAGCTTTAACGGCAGCGGAAAGTTTATCACGTTTACGGGGGGAATTTCATGTGACGTTGGCAATTCTGTTCGGAAGAATAGCAAAAATTTGCATgacaaaaatgtctttttttgcgaatttattctcattccttcgtttttattttttttttcatcagatTTCAATAACATAACATTCTGGTTTTACCCACCTTACcaactaaatttttctttcttcttccacCTTTATAATGCTAAAAAGGATGTTTTAACATTTAgcagttttgttttttttttagataattcattcttttcttttcttatattttcctatttttataattctatTTACAAgtcactttttttcatttgtgaGGGTAAATGTCGAAAATACcatttaaattgtatatatatatttaaatataaaatggcGGGAGACACAAAAATCTCCACAATTACATTAGAAattctatatataatattcttttcactaatttcattttttaccttttcttctttttagttgtcagtgaaggaaaattattttacagacacatttaattaatttctttcaacaaatttcttttactaagatttgaacattattttcttgtatAGATAACAGAGATGATTTGTTTGTCTCACATAAAGTTATATAAAACatttagttaaaaatgaaTGGATTCTGAATCATCATTGTaggataatttaaaaagtagTTTATTAAGTACAGAATAGAAACATTTAGTAACTTTTAGTCAACCCTGTGTCTTAGCTCTTCAATTGGGgcaatattttgtatttaaattaaattatttttaagaatcaaaaacttaataagattttgggaaaatctttggTCGAGATTCTGTCaagaatcttttattttattttaatttcagaaCTCTAAGATTTTgatattctgagaaaaattttgcaagattttgacaattcGTTTTATTCTTTAGTCGTATAACAAAATGAGAAATACCTTTCAGAATCCTTTTAAGAACtttctaaaagattttcgaaaaaataaatcatgtttttcttttgtagcacaaaaattgatataaattGTCTGAATCTTCCAAAAACTttctagaaaataaaagattcttGACAGAACCGATccatagaaataattttaaaattttgggGCCAAGTCTAGGAAAAATCTTTGCTTTTTTATAAAGTAGAAgttgttataagattttgacagttgatgtTTCAAATCGTTCTATTTtacgctttaaaagaaaaagtaacaGATCCATTTccaagaaatcttaaaaaagtttattaaagattccagaattttttttattttaaaatacgacaaaagaaataaaatgtcaaattttttaaaaatattttacacaaaatacaaaaaacttacaattatcaaaattgattgaaaaggaTAGAATAACTTTTGACCGAATCTATTCCTTGACCTCTTTCTTTTACATACTCAAAATACTTTAGTCcgaataaaactttcaaatttaatcattaaacCCGTAAAAATACCCAAAATAAAGTCTTTAATACTTAAAGTAAACGCATCTGCCCCCATTGAAGATATCTTCTCTTAAAATCTCTCAAGATTCttcatttgaaatgaaatccTCTTTGTGATTCAGAATTCCTTCACAGCGATAACAATCAGAGTGATAACTTTACAAACTAATGAAATTTCAGGTGCATTAAAACACAtaaagggattttcttttcttgctaAAAATGGTGCAAATATCTTCGCCATGGACaccaagaaatatttcttctaaatCGTGATAAATCAAAGACGTTCTCTTTCGCTTTTATTACTTAACACTATACGTTCGTCTTTCCCTTTGAACTTATGGCGATACACATCTCTTCCCCATgaaggtgtttttttttctaccactTTTCAGTGCAATAAAATCTCATCTAGATTTTACTCCGCGAATATTCTAAGGATTTcgtgagaaataatttaaaaagaaaagaagaaatctctGCAAAGACacaaagaat harbors:
- the LOC129789908 gene encoding lipase 3-like, coding for MGRFFFVIFTTFVIFADKTLLVIGEDVVDTVDAESLTDSLVDGQTGDLLHFPNVIEMIQENGYPVESHEVQTEDGYLLTMHRIPYGKAPGAGPGPNKPAILLHHGLLLSSASFVVLGPEKSLAYLLADRGYDVWMGNARGNTWSRKHIKWDPDNPLTRGQFWNFSWHEIGFYDLPALIDYIFLKTGQTKLHYVGHSQGATAVLVLLSLKPQYNDVMKSVHLLSAVSFMSHTQSPLLIALSPTANVVDLATTVVGNFEFAPSDLFWQLGGKLACMDASPIQELCAQTIFLIAGYDSEQFNRTILPTIFANTPAGASSKQLIHYAQEVNSGRFCQYDHGLIENLMKYNSISPPEYPLDKITTKISVHHSDNDWIAAPEDVKILLSKLPNVEAFHVSLEKFTHVDFIWAIDVKELLYNLLIEQIVNAN